One Scomber japonicus isolate fScoJap1 chromosome 1, fScoJap1.pri, whole genome shotgun sequence DNA window includes the following coding sequences:
- the ano9b gene encoding anoctamin-9: MTVETTQRTFDYVLVADKTDDDDDPKTRKRKAFIQVLEQKNIEVTTIENDDELFFGLRAPREIFEDYTYLLKVSDSCNWTGDEKSNIPQATRIRIVDLILRNTFISTGENLHELMEKGVFDTKFCLHERKEQKKLTEKWARWSALFKPQPFSDVKCYFGEKVGLYYLWLGWYTKMLIPAAALGIVVFLYGLAFFKSNPLIKEVCESNITMCPRCDKRCTVWKLSDTCTYAKVSHLFDNEGTVFFAMFMAIWATLFLELWKRTRAKYVSKWKVYDWCEEEEELILDIMSDPNCQAKQFRHSYFRSALVLILVTLMLMLIIGLAHALVVFRVVAAPLLSEGKSEFIKDHANIVALIMGAILHYFTIQIMTRVNRWVSFKLCQIEETNSFAATERSFTIKMFTFQFFTLFSSLFYVAFFLGRINGHPGNYVRIAGWRLEECHPSGCLTDLFIQMAIIMILKQTLNNIFEFTVPWLKKCVRRNSAKKLQRKCGHCYRKTSRDEDRLVELCDNCKLHDWLYNYHLAPTNAFSLFNEFLEMVVQFSFTTIFVAAFPLAPLLALINNIFEIRLDAIKMVHLERRVVPRKTNDIGVWTKVLEAIGVLAVIANGLVIGVSSDFIPRLVYRYHYGPCANGITNTHCMEGYINDTLSMAYMSHEAVKEDFGDWQMRLDNKINVTECSYRDYRTNEDYSLTSQFWLVLAVRFAFVILFEHVVVVCKFIAAWFVPDNPMKVKNDRLDDKLSRLKEELR; encoded by the exons ATGACAGTAGAG ACCACCCAAAGGACATTTGACTATGTACTGGTGGCCGACAAAactgatgatgacgatgaccCAAAGACTCGGAAGCGGAAAGCCTTCATCCAGGTCCTAGAACAGAAAAATATTGAAGTCACT ACAATCGAAAATGATGACGAGCTGTTTTTCGGCCTACGTGCACCCAGGGAAATATTTGAAGACTACACGTACCTGCTCAAAGTCTCTGATTCCTGTAACTGGACTGGAGATGAAAAGAGTAATATTCCTCAAGCTACAAG GATCCGAATTGTCGATTTAATTCTTAGAAATACCTTCATCAGCACAGGAG AGAACCTGCATGAACTGATGGAGAAGGGTGTGTTTGACACTAAGTTCTGCCTCCATGAG AGGAAAGAGCAGAAGAAGCTGACCGAGAAGTGGGCTCGATGGTCGGCTCTGTTTAAACCTCAGCCATTCAGTGATGTCAA GTGTTACTTTGGGGAGAAGGTTGGTCTGTACTACCTGTGGCTGGGCTGGTACACCAAGATGCTGATACCAGCTGCTGCACTGGGTATTGTAGTGTTCCTGTATGGGCTGGCCTTTTTCAAATCAAATCCTCTCAT taAGGAAGTATGTGAATCCAACATCACTATGTGTCCTCGCTGTGACAAGAGGTGTACAGTGTGGAAGCTGTCAGACACTTGCACTTATGCTAAG GTCAGCCATCTGTTTGACAATGAGGGAACTGTGTTTTTTGCTATGTTTATGGCAATCTGGG CTACTCTGTTCCTGGAGTTGTGGAAGAGAACCAGGGCCAAATATGTTTCCAAGTGGAAGGTGTACGACTGGTGTGAAGAGGAG GAAGAACTGATTCTGGATATAATGAGTGATCCAAATTGTCAAGCCAAACAGTTCAGACACTCATACTTCCGCAGCGCTTTGGTCCTCATACTGGTTACACTTATG CTGATGCTGATCATCGGTCTCGCTCATGCCCTGGTGGTCTTTCGAGTGGTGGCGGCACCCTTATTGTCTGAGGGCAAATCGGAATTTATCAAAGACCATGCCAACATTGTGGCTTTGATAATGGGAGCAATCCTGCACTACTTCACCATTCAGATCATGACCCGG GTAAACAGATGGGTGTCCTTCAAGCTGTGTCAAATAG AGGAGACAAATTCATTCGCTGCCACAGAAAGAAGCTTTACAATCAAAATGTTCACCTTCCAGTTCTTCACTCTCTTCTCCTCACTCTTCTATGTGGCCTTCTTCCTGGGCAG GATAAATGGCCATCCAGGAAACTATGTGCGTATAGCCGGGTGGAGACTGGAGGAG TGCCACCCTAGTGGTTGTTTGACAGACCTCTTTATCCAGATGGCTATTATCATGATACTCAAACAGACACTCAACAACATCTTTGAGTTCACTGTACC CTGGCTGAAGAAGTGTGTCAGGAGAAACAGTGCAAAGAAGCTGCAGAGGAAGTGTGGTCATTGTTACAGGAAGACCTCCAGAGATGAGGATAGACTTGTTGAACTGTGCGACAATTGCAAACTTCATGACTGGCTATATAACTATCACCTGGCCCCCACTAATGCTTTCAGCCTATTTAATGAGTTCCTGGAGATGG TGGTCCAGTTCAGTTTCACCACCATATTTGTGGCGGCATTCCCTCTGGCCCCCCTGCTGGCTCTCATCAACAACATCTTTGAGATCCGCCTGGACGCCATTAAGATGGTCCACTTGGAACGCCGGGTGGTTCCCAGGAAAACCAATGACATTG GTGTATGGACAAAGGTTTTGGAGGCCATCGGTGTGTTGGCAGTGATAGCCAACGGCCTGGTCATCGGGGTCTCGTCAGACTTCATTCCACGCCTTGTCTACCGCTACCACTACGGACCCTGTGCTAATggaatcacaaacacaca CTGTATGGAGGGCTACATTAATGACACTCTGTCCATGGCCTACATGTCACATGAAGCAGTTAAGGAGGACTTTGGTGATTGGCAGATGAGGCTCGACAACAAAATTAACGTCACAGAGTGCAG CTATAGAGACTACAGGACCAATGAGGACTACTCTCTGACCTCTCAGTTCTGGTTGGTCTTGGCTGTGCGCTTTGCCTTCGTCATTCTGTTTGAG cacGTTGTGGTGGTGTGTAAGTTTATAGCCGCCTGGTTCGTCCCCGACAATCCAATGAAGGTGAAGAATGATCGGCTGGATGACAAATTGTCACGGCTGAAGGAGGAGCTACGGTAA